The nucleotide window GCGCAGCTTCGCTATCGGCTTCCCCGCCTGGCAGAGCGGAGTACAGCCCTGTCGCGACTGACCGGAGGAATCGGGGGGAGAGGTCCGGGAGAAACCCGGCTTGAGATCGACCGACGACGGTCCCGGGACCGAATCGCACGCCTGGAGCGGGAGTTAACGTCATTGGCCGCGGCCCGTGCCCGGCGGCGGATGAAGCGGATCGACCGGCGTATCCCCATTCTCTCGATTGTCGGCTATACCAATGCGGGGAAATCAACTCTTCTGAATACCCTCACAAAGAGTCAGGTTAAGACAAAGGATCTCCTCTTTGCGACGCTCGATACCTCAACACGCCGCCTCCGCTTTCCAAGGGAAAGAGAGGTCATCCTCACGGATACGGTCGGCTTCATTCAGTCCCTCCCCGTTGACCTGCTTGGGGCCTTCCGCTCTACCCTGGATGAACTCCGGGACGCCCATCTCCTCATCCACCTTGTAGACATCAGCAGCGCGAGACTGGAGCAGCAGATCGAAACGGTCAAGCTTATCCTCTCCGACCTGGAATTGTCGGAAACACCCTGCCTGCTTGTCTTCAATAAAATGGACCAGGTCAATCCCGAGATCGTCCAGATCCTCTGCAAACGCTACGACGCCATTGCCATCTCCGCACGGCAAACAGAAGGTCTAAGTTCTCTCCTTGCCGTCATAGAAGATCTCCTCTGGAAGAAAGAAATCGGGCTTGAACGGCTGCGTCTGACCTCCCTCATTCCATGATTTAGAGACTGGAAACCGCCGATTCGCCTGGAATACTTCGTTATCGGCCAAAGTCTTCCCCACCGTAAAGGAGGACGCTTCGATCACCCTTATGATCTCTAGCCTTGTCTTCGCAGGCGACTTGACGGTTTATCGTATCTTGGTGTCTTGGTTTTGATGCCGGAATCAACTATGATGCCCACTATGGAAAAACGCCAGATTTTTGTGCTCTCGGATGCGACCGGAGAAACGGCGGAGAAGATCACCCGAGCCGCACTATCACAGTTTTCAAATGCCAAGACGGTATTGGTTCGTCGTCATCACATCCGAACCGAAAACCAGATTACGACCGTCTTGGATGAAATAGAATCGAAAAAAGGTCTTATCATCTATACCTTTGTTTCGGAATCCTTACGATTGACAATCAGAGAACGCGCACTTAAGTCCAATCTGATGGCCGTCGATATGCTCGGCCCCCTCTTAACCGCCATGAGCCATTTCTTCGATATTCGCCCTCAATCCGACCCCGGCCGCCTTCATCGCGTTGACACCGATTACTTTGGCCGCATCGAGGCCGTTCAGTTTACGGTAAAACATGATGACGGTCAGAACCTCCAGGGGATCCCTCAGGCCGATATTGTCCTGGTCGGCCCTTCACGGACCGCCAAGACCCCTCTGTCAATCTACCTTGCACGGCATGGATACAAGGTCGCCAACGTTCCGCTCGTCCTCAACATTCCCCTCCCGAAAGTGCTTGAAATGATCGCTCAGGAGCGCGTCGTCGCCCTGATCATCGATCCTCGGCGACTGCAGGAAATCCGGGAAGCCCGCTTAAAAAAGCTCAAGCAGGAGATCACGGACTACGCCAAACTAGAATCAATTGTCGAAGAACTCAAGAACTGCCGCAGGGTCTATCGTGCCAATCCAAAATGGAGCATTGTCGATGTGACTGGCCGGGCCGTTGAAGAAGTAGCGGCCGATATCATGAGCCTGTTTCGTCAAAGAGAACTGTTCTAAACCTCTCTTATAGAATTATCTCCAAGATCCGTTCTCCTGGCCCGGGCGGAGGCGTTCTGGGTGGTTGACCCATATAAAATGAGATGGTAGACTTATTTCTATAGGGGGAAGGTGTTCTCTTCAGTATCGTCGTTTGAGAGGTGCAGTCATGGCGGGTTCAAGGAAAGGACAGGAAGACCAGAATCCCTTTAAATACACCATGAAGAAACTTTCTAGGCAGTTTGGCGGGTCTGATCCTGAAACAACAATTGGCGAATATGAGCGAGAGAAAGAAAAACTCCTGAGCCAAGTCGCTTCTATGGAGCCGGAATTGAGGGAATTGCACCAATCCCGCATGCAGCTCGATCAGGCCTTCAAGCAGAACGAGAAACTCTCTGCCGCCTTGCTTGAGGCAAAACACCAAATAGAATCCCTGAGGGCTGAAATTGAAAAACTGACCAGCCCTCCCGCCAGCTATGCCGTTTTTTCAGGTGTAAACGAAGATGGAAGCGCCAATGTCTTTGTGTCGGGCCGAAAGATGAAGGTCAACATTCATCCCGACATCTCCTCAAAAGATTTGAAAAAAGGCCAACAGGTAGTCCTGAATGAAGCCCTCAACATGGTAGAGGTCTGCGCGTTTGATCCGCACGGTGAAATCGCAAAAGTTAAAGATCTTCTAGGGAAAGACAGGGCGGTGGTCACGCTCCGCGCAGATGAGGAACGCGTGGTTTCTCTGGCCGATCCATTG belongs to Candidatus Manganitrophaceae bacterium and includes:
- a CDS encoding kinase/pyrophosphorylase gives rise to the protein MPESTMMPTMEKRQIFVLSDATGETAEKITRAALSQFSNAKTVLVRRHHIRTENQITTVLDEIESKKGLIIYTFVSESLRLTIRERALKSNLMAVDMLGPLLTAMSHFFDIRPQSDPGRLHRVDTDYFGRIEAVQFTVKHDDGQNLQGIPQADIVLVGPSRTAKTPLSIYLARHGYKVANVPLVLNIPLPKVLEMIAQERVVALIIDPRRLQEIREARLKKLKQEITDYAKLESIVEELKNCRRVYRANPKWSIVDVTGRAVEEVAADIMSLFRQRELF